In one Sphingomonas sp. AP4-R1 genomic region, the following are encoded:
- a CDS encoding 50S ribosomal protein L23, with protein sequence MAKQQKGAIDIRHYDVVLAPHITEKSTLLSEHNAVVFKVAEKATKPEIKAAVEALFGVTVTGVNTIVSKGKTKRWKGEAYKRSDSKKAIVTLADGQSIDVTTGI encoded by the coding sequence ATGGCTAAGCAGCAGAAGGGCGCGATCGACATCCGTCATTACGACGTGGTGCTCGCTCCGCACATCACCGAGAAGTCGACCCTGCTCTCCGAGCATAATGCGGTCGTGTTCAAGGTCGCCGAGAAGGCTACCAAGCCCGAGATCAAGGCGGCCGTCGAGGCGCTGTTCGGTGTGACCGTCACCGGCGTCAACACGATCGTGTCGAAGGGCAAGACGAAGCGCTGGAAGGGCGAAGCCTACAAGCGTTCCGACAGCAAGAAGGCGATCGTGACGCTGGCGGACGGCCAGTCCATCGACGTGACGACGGGGATCTGA